A portion of the Gorilla gorilla gorilla isolate KB3781 chromosome X, NHGRI_mGorGor1-v2.1_pri, whole genome shotgun sequence genome contains these proteins:
- the SPIN4 gene encoding spindlin-4: protein MSPPTVPPMGVDGVSAYLMKKRHTHRKQRRKPTFLTRRNIVGCRIQHGWKEGNEPVEQWKGTVLEQVSVKPTLYIIKYDGKDSVYGLELHRDKRVLALEILPERVPTPRIDSRLADSLIGKAVEHVFEGEHGTKDEWKGMVLARAPVMDTWFYITYEKDPVLYMYTLLDDYKDGDLRIIPDSNYYFPTAEQEPGEVVDSLVGKQVEHAKDDGSKRTGIFIHQVVAKPSVYFIKFDDDIHIYVYGLVKTP, encoded by the coding sequence ATGTCTCCTCCAACCGTGCCTCCGATGGGGGTAGATGGCGTGTCCGCATACCTGATGAAGAAAAGGCACACCCACAGGAAGCAACGGCGCAAGCCCACTTTCCTCACTCGTAGGAACATCGTGGGCTGCCGCATTCAACACGGCTGGAAGGAAGGCAACGAGCCAGTGGAGCAGTGGAAGGGTACTGTGCTCGAGCAGGTTTCCGTGAAGCCCACTCTTTACATCATTAAATATGATGGCAAAGATAGTGTGTATGGACTAGAACTGCACCGCGATAAGAGAGTTTTAGCGCTAGAGATCCTTCCTGAGAGAGTGCCAACTCCTCGTATCGATTCACGACTGGCAGATTCCCTGATTGGCAAGGCAGTGGAGCATGTGTTTGAAGGTGAACATGGTACCAAGGATGAATGGAAGGGTATGGTCCTGGCGCGAGCTCCTGTGATGGATACTTGGTTTTACATCACCTACGAGAAAGATCCTGTTCTCTATATGTACACGCTGCTTGATGACTACAAAGATGGTGACTTACGCATTATTCCAGATTCCAACTACTATTTCCCTACAGCAGAACAGGAGCCTGGAGAGGTGGTCGACAGTCTCGTGGGCAAGCAGGTGGAGCATGCCAAAGATGACGGGTCCAAGAGAACTGGCATTTTTATACATCAAGTGGTGGCGAAGCCATCTGTCTACTTCATTAAGTTTGATGATGATATTCACATTTATGTCTATGGTTTGGTGAAAACTCCTTAA